A genomic window from Massilia sp. METH4 includes:
- a CDS encoding HlyD family type I secretion periplasmic adaptor subunit codes for MSKFPHRTPPLDLSEFTDARDVLDARLPASYRGLQYAIAGLTLAAFVWACVVETDVVASAPGRIVPDGHVKTIQAPETAIVRSIHVKDGSLTRRGDLLVTFDPSVSNADVGAMRSRHELLRFEIARVEAEIAGTVPVYPPLAALTNAAAVQEELRRAHAASMQAKLRQADTELDNARQNRLAQEQALTFLEQSRAAAAEQEARFRPYVGQAIPMVTYVSTKETLLSKERELISSREKLNASGNDIRNLEEKRRLLIEENRAQLFAELYAKRAEATTLAAELEKALRAQRIKELRAPVDGFVQQVGVNTLGAVVAPGQNLISIVPSEAPIVVEGLLSSADVGFAKEGQEVTVKVDAYPFMQYGGLKGKLEWISPDAESSSDKTKPQSGGYRIRASLMQRSLHDASTLALKPGMTVVIDVKTDRRKFIQLFFQPMLRYWKDAAQQR; via the coding sequence ACGCGATCGCGGGCTTGACGCTGGCCGCATTTGTCTGGGCATGCGTTGTGGAGACCGACGTGGTGGCCAGCGCCCCCGGCCGTATCGTGCCGGATGGGCACGTGAAGACCATCCAGGCGCCCGAGACGGCGATCGTTCGGTCCATCCACGTCAAGGACGGCAGCCTGACGCGCCGCGGCGACCTGCTGGTGACGTTCGACCCGTCCGTGAGCAACGCCGACGTGGGCGCGATGCGGTCGCGGCATGAACTGCTCCGGTTCGAGATCGCCCGCGTCGAAGCGGAGATCGCAGGCACCGTGCCGGTGTACCCGCCGCTGGCCGCCTTGACCAATGCGGCGGCCGTGCAGGAAGAGCTGCGGCGCGCGCACGCGGCCAGCATGCAGGCGAAGCTGCGGCAGGCCGACACGGAGCTCGACAACGCGCGGCAGAACCGCCTTGCCCAGGAACAGGCCCTCACGTTCCTCGAGCAGTCGCGAGCCGCCGCCGCCGAACAGGAAGCCAGGTTCCGGCCATACGTTGGCCAAGCCATACCAATGGTCACGTATGTGTCGACCAAGGAAACCCTTCTCAGCAAGGAAAGGGAGTTGATCAGCAGCCGCGAAAAACTCAATGCGTCCGGCAACGACATCCGCAACCTGGAAGAGAAAAGACGCCTGTTGATCGAGGAAAACCGGGCCCAGCTCTTCGCCGAGCTATACGCGAAGCGCGCCGAGGCCACCACGCTCGCGGCCGAGCTGGAGAAGGCGTTGCGGGCGCAGCGCATCAAGGAATTGCGCGCACCGGTCGACGGCTTCGTCCAGCAGGTGGGGGTGAACACGCTGGGCGCCGTGGTCGCGCCGGGGCAGAACCTGATCTCCATCGTACCGAGCGAAGCGCCGATCGTCGTCGAGGGATTGCTCTCCAGTGCCGACGTCGGCTTTGCCAAGGAAGGCCAGGAGGTGACAGTGAAGGTGGACGCCTACCCTTTCATGCAATACGGCGGCCTGAAGGGGAAACTTGAATGGATCAGTCCCGATGCGGAGAGCAGCAGCGACAAGACCAAGCCGCAGTCGGGCGGCTACCGCATCCGCGCTTCGCTGATGCAGCGCTCGCTGCACGATGCGTCGACCCTGGCGCTGAAGCCGGGCATGACGGTGGTGATCGACGTGAAAACGGACCGCCGAAAATTTATCCAGCTGTTCTTCCAGCCCATGTTGCGTTACTGGAAGGACGCAGCCCAACAACGGTAA